A window from Streptomyces sp. NBC_00271 encodes these proteins:
- a CDS encoding Rv1733c family protein, with translation MRKIKRVKVLGWRWRRNELRRHSDAVEAWIVLGAWAFATAGGAVAGVAGAQTVAAAQARDEAERRPATAVLLDTVPRGARDVAIGVDYNRVKAKVRWTDAQGTVRAATADVKAGTDVGSTVPVWTDGHGHLTGEPVSPATATARTVVAGMGVGLTGGLFVLAGGRLIRLRVERRATEQWGEEWEQTGARWGRRTG, from the coding sequence ATGCGGAAGATCAAGCGCGTGAAGGTCCTGGGGTGGCGCTGGCGGCGCAACGAACTGCGCCGGCACAGCGATGCGGTGGAGGCGTGGATCGTCCTGGGTGCCTGGGCGTTTGCGACGGCCGGTGGGGCCGTGGCCGGTGTGGCCGGCGCCCAGACTGTGGCGGCAGCGCAGGCGAGGGACGAGGCGGAGCGTCGGCCGGCGACCGCCGTGCTGCTCGACACCGTGCCGCGCGGCGCGCGCGACGTGGCCATCGGGGTCGACTACAACCGCGTGAAGGCGAAGGTGCGCTGGACCGACGCGCAGGGCACCGTCCGCGCCGCCACGGCGGACGTGAAGGCCGGAACAGACGTCGGCAGCACGGTACCGGTGTGGACGGACGGGCACGGCCACCTGACGGGTGAGCCCGTGAGCCCGGCCACGGCAACGGCCCGCACGGTGGTGGCCGGTATGGGGGTCGGGCTGACCGGTGGACTGTTCGTGCTCGCGGGCGGACGTCTGATCCGGCTGAGGGTAGAGCGGCGGGCCACCGAGCAGTGGGGTGAGGAGTGGGAGCAGACCGGGGCGCGGTGGGGGCGCAGGACAGGCTGA